In Acipenser ruthenus chromosome 33, fAciRut3.2 maternal haplotype, whole genome shotgun sequence, the sequence TGGGCTGATCTTAGCATTGACATTTAGCACGTGTCGCTTTGTTGGCTTCTCATCTACCTGGGgtttgccacaaaaaaaaaaaaaaaacagccaccgGCCACgaccccccgccccgccccgccccgccccgccccgccccaacAAGATGGGTCCTAGTGCAGACTATAGCTAATTATTACTTAACTGaccattttacacacacacacacacacaaaaaaccacAATGTGTACTTTATGTTTATCATTTTTCTTACCTTATGGTTATATGGGAAGGTGCATGGTAGCGACACAGTGAACCAGCAAATTGATTAATAGATGCTGATTACTGTGTATAAGTTAAATTGGGTAGGTATACTGCTGTAAGCTTTAcatggacaaaaaaaaacaaaacaacaacataccATTTGCATCCCATTGTGATCATTGTGCTTAACTGTCCCAAGTGAAAGAAACCCAAAAACTTTACATTGCATCTTTTCAACAGAAACTGACAAGGCAGTTCAGAAAaaggccaggtggcaaccctaaatGTACCCATAACAATCTTTTACATCGCTTGAAACTGGCACCTATGTAAAAAAATGCGACATTTCTTTAAAGCTTTGCATCTAAACTTGCCTCCTAAAGTAAATGTTTACCCTTCCCGGAAAAGGGAAGAGAAAtaccctttttgaaaaaaaaaaaaaaaaaaaaagtcaagaatTTTTAAATCCATCGTTCCTTCAAAAAGATGGCTTTGGCATTTAATACATCTGTTAATACCCTCCTTCCCCAAGATAGGACACAGGTACTCTGCAAACCGCTATCCTTTTTTATTGCTCAGAATTAAACTCCTTTAAGATTTCCTGATATGGTTAAAGATACGGTTTTTGCCACCAATTCCAAGTGACAGCATTGATATAaggtttatttttcaaattttcCATCAGACTCTCTACACATGGACGTATAGTCCTTAATCTATGCACTATTGACCAGTACTTTCAATACAAGTCCTTCAGACACCTAACACCGCAGAATATCCTAGTCTATATATCAGATCTGTTTTTTGTAGTATGCTTCAGACATGCAGCAAAGCCTCACCTTTTCTAAAGCAGTATccttatattaaaatgaaatcaATTATCATAATTGCCGAGGCTTATTTCAGGGCTACAACAACCACAGTTATGAAGGTGACACCAACAGGTAGACCGATACCTCATTAATGGTTAAAATCATGCATGTCATATTAGAAGTAATGACCATTAATTTTTCTTGTTGTAATGGGGAGACTTTTGGAAGccttttatattaaaacaaaatgcaaaaatactCGCCAGTATCGACAGTATGAAATGCTGGGCCTGGAGTGCGTTCAACGAGCAGAGTACCCCCAGGACAGCACGTATCTTTTACTACTGAACAATTCACACGCCGTGAGCGCATCCTAACAGAGCGTAGTCCAGCTCtgagctgcctcgctggaggttcaaaatggcctgcctgcattatcagtgcggtggctgcaacttgattttttttcaaatatggatTTGTATGACCATCACACGTGtgataagtaatatttttgttgtcattttggctttttaaaactgattatgttatgtttttttaaagtgacgaTTGTATTAGAAAAGGAAACTTGGACTATTTATAATTTGACAAATCCTCAAGATGCTAAACGAAAACTAAAAGTGTCAGTAACTGTATTtgtgtttacgactgtaagtcgccctggataagggcgtctgctaagaaataaataataattacacaaatcCAGTACGGTAGTAGTAGTAAttacattgacatttttttttttttttaaacaacgtAAGCCACCATGTTTTGTGTGCTCACCGCTGTGTGTTATCTGGTATGAGCATGCGCGCTGCTGTAAAGTTTGACAGCCCTTTGAATGATGAAGCGCGAAACTATTAAgaagcatactgtaacgttagccacaatggcagagacaaatgaagaagtagacaataggaggggatggggcgtccggtattttcgtatctcaaaggtggcaaccctagcgcCATGAGAGAGCACTCTGCTTATTGAACACCTCCCTGGTTTTAAGACATTTTGAACGACACACTGAAAAGATGACAGTATCGTGGTAAAAGTTTAACACACTTGCAAAGCATCAAAAAAAGAACATGATTTTCCAAACAGATGACTATAAGGTATTAAATGCACCACAAGCCACACTGACAAACATCCACTGCAGGCcgactttttgttttttgggcCTACTAGGCCCCAAAATTCACGAAAGCCTGTTTCTTATGTTTTGACAGTTTGTTTTCCAATTTAGGAGCTAAAAAATAAACCACCCTAGCACAGAACAACATTTTAACAAATCCACACatttttgttgtctgtttttcttttaaaagaaagaatACATTTGTGCAAAAAAGGACAAACTTACAAGCTCTTCCAAGGCTCCTTGTCAGGTTTTGTTTATCCCAGAACAACTGTACATACACATCAATGCAGGTAATGAATAgacatatttcctttttttattttcaactgCAGTAATAATAGTTCTAATAATAATCTACTATAtttactatattttatttattttacaatttcgGATCATAAAATCACCCACACGTTTATCCCCCCTGATATAAAGCTTCTATTTACAGGGGTTTCAGTAAAAAGACACAGATATAGACTCACGACTTTGTCTTCAAAGTGATGAAACCCCTGTGTTtacccaaacaaacaaaccaaaaaaaaatgtaacagtatATCCACTTGTATTCGCAATTAAAGTTATGACTGTAGGGGGGGCTGTTGTCAAAAATAGTGCTGCTGCTGAGTCTGAAGAGATGCAATGTAAATGATTGTACTCAACAGGAAAACTGCAGCTGAATTTCTTAGGCTCTGACAGCATTTTAATTTACACTAACATCAGTAAAATGGGGGCTTTcacattatttgtgtgtgtgtgtatatatatatatatatatatatatatatatatatacagcatagCAAGTGAAATTTTTTGTTATGAAATTGGAACAGCTATTTGGTAAtaatttttaaatacagataataaaaaataaataattatcagTTATTTTCCTGCTATTATCcatcataccccccccccccacacctctTTCATAGGCAGTCAGCACCCATGTTTTCTCCATAATTGCCAGCACCCCCCCACAGTGTCACAACATAACACATTCTGTAAAAAAAGGGACCGCGTTTCAATGTGTTTTTCTGCAATTCTACAAATTGTTTACGGCATTGAGCACAAGCCACACGCGAGAACCTTTTCTTTTGTGCTGTATCTTGAACCACATACATCATCGGTCTGCCTCATTGAAACGATATTGCTCCTGTTCCTTCACAACCTGCTGAGTTGTTGTGGAAATTATGTTATTCTAATTACTAGATCTTTGTAggctgttaatttattttttcattgaaagTGCACAGATATATACTTGTATGCAAAGAAAGATTACTTTGTTCCAACAAAGTAATATAGGGGTACAAGTATTCGGAAGGGGAACCAGTACTCCCAAATATTCGTTCCTGGGGGAACAACTACTTGGGGAGAACATATATTCTCTGATTGAAATAATAAAACTAGTTTCTCCTTATTGCAGAACAGCCCATGTTTGTTTGCATTTCCAGGTGAGAaactaagactcccattgcatagcagtttgagccactcCAGGTTTCACTGCGGATCTAATGTGCTCTGCTTTATGTAATAAAGCTTAAGATGAGTTAAATTAAGCAACGTAAACATACATTTCAACCGCCATTGAACAGTTTCTAGTCTGAATACAGATTGATGAGTAAGGAAAATGCACAGTAATTTCTAAAAGTATTCAAAATGATAAGGGCTGCGGCATTTTGATACAACTGATGTTGAAAGTGTGCTTGTATCAACATGGCGactctttcatgcatgaaatattaaaaatagctGTCTGTTTGgacacatactgtaataaatatatttttcattgaaaactttttccattgctttatacgggggaaaaaatggcatcctcatatgagacTATCATGCgtttccatatgtccccatatacaAACTAGAagagagtttgttttttttatccatcCCCATATGAGGTTGCCATGCATGAAAGACTTAAAAGTCAACCCAAAATGTCCCTGTGCAATGGCAGCCTTAGAGCCACACGCTGTGCATTAATTACAAAACAGatccattttttttcttccttgttCTTAGCTACCGATGCATAGGTCCCGTTGCCTCCCTAGAGCAGTCAGGTATGTTCGTGATCACAGTGCCCCTGCCCCAGGAAGGGTGCGGTCTAATAGGGGGCGAACATGAAGGGCGTGTGGGCGGCTCGCAGGGGCCCAGGAGCGGGTCGGAATAAGGCTGGTCCGAGGAGGGGGGTCTGGATGAGGGTGGCAGTGCCGGCTGGGTGTCGCAATGCCAGGGGGTTGGCTGCCATGGTGCACAGGGCTGCAGGGCTCAGTGGGCTTGGCAAGAAGCTGGTCGCCAGTGTCTTGGAGAGCTGCTTCTGCAGGGCCAGTTTGGTCTGGAAGGGAAACAGAAATGGTGAAGAACAGGTATTGCAATTGCTACAGCAGGCAGACagcatgcattgttttatttatttatctgataCAAAAGCACTCTGgaattggtattattattattattattattattattattattattattattattattaggggctCCTAGCATTTTGTAACTgggattaaattattattatcatcatcattatctttAAACAATCGGGTGCAGATATCAATTTCATAAAGCGGtggtggttttatttattttttatttttttaaaagacatttcagTTTCATCCACCCAAATCATTTtctgttgcatttcattttagcTGAAGGCTAGTTTGTCACACGTTACTAGCTTGCCCTAATAAGATATATCCTATATTTGGATTGATGCACGCTGCCAGGGAGTTgacaatcaaaaacaaaattcATCCCATATGAACCGTTTCCACTTTGTATTTAGATTTGCACCTTTTTTTCTGCAAATCTGGTCGATGTGACTGTGAGAGCACAGCAGCCTTAACAGGCTCCTAATGCGCCCAAGTGTGCTTAGAAGAACTGTGTGAATCCAGCATTAGCCCCCTGTCTCCCCCTGTCCACAGCGCTATGCAGACCAGAAGGGAGGGGCGGCTGCCACTCTGACGTATGTAACTATTTGTTCACAGATCCATTCTGGGCCCCAGTTTGTTCCGGTTCGGTTTCCACTTACGTGGAGGGGGTCCAGTGGACCTCTGGCACGTCCTAGGCTGGACTGCTTGAGCAGCTGGTACCAGACCCGATCCACAGCTGCAAGTGGGTCCGTAGTAGAGATGTCTAGAAAATTCGGGGTtgactttccctttaagagaAACATTGAAATTCCCCATTACAGTATTCAGCCAGCAGGGCGGCGCTGTCAGCTTAAATCCAAATTAAATCAAAAGTAGGTTGATCATTTTTCCCCATAATGCAGTCATTTTTCTTATGCACTTTGCAGTAATGGCATTAGTTAAAATATATAACGTAGACCAATGTGACATCAGTTGGTTAAAAATAACCACTGTTTGTGCTGGTTAAATACATCTTTGCTCAACTGGGTTTTCATTTAGGGCAATATTGTTTATAACCAAGACCTCTTCAAGATCTTCAGCAATGTGATGCCACTTCTGATTGTGTCAAATTACCACACTATCACATTCGCATTGCTCTTTTAGTGCAAATGATGCTAAATGAAAAACTTAGCTACAGTGTAATGCAATTTAACTGCCCATTGGTGTCAGGTTAGACAAAGAACATAGTTGGCTGCAATTGCGCTTCTAAATAGTGCGGTACAGTGGAGCCAACAGAGATAACAGGTCAAAGTCACGTGCGGCTTTCTGGAATgaggaaatcaaataaaaagggaCCGCTAAGACTTAGTTGCTGAAAATTGAGATGTTTGCAAGGTTAGAAAAGGGTGCTTTTTCTTAACATGCCGAGAAAACCTCtgtgtcccgtccccccccccccccgaaaggAAGCTGACTACAGAAACAAACCAGTCGAGCCAGACAGGGTCTAGGGAAGGTCTGCTTCTAAAAGCACGAAGTGTAAAGCTACACACCTGAGAAGACAGTGAGGTCAGATTGCAACGGCCAAAGACTTTCTTCATCGCAGACACCGTCCCGCCGGCATAGCTGCCCCATCTCACGTTCTGAGGTACAGCGAGAAAAGAAGAATTGAAAACCTGGGTTTAAAAGTCTGGTTTAATGATCCATCGGACATAATCAATAACTTAAAATGACCTGGCACTTTAAAATGGAATGGAAATCTGTTATATTGTATATTCTTAAAAAGGGtgaaagtcttaaaaaaaaaaaaagtgaattcatATACTTGTTTAAGAATATCTATATTTTAGTTCCGGTAAATTCCGATTTCGGATTACACCACTGCCCACGGCTCTACAATAGAGGTTGGGATGAGGTTGTTCTAGGAAATTCACTAGGAAATACCATGTTCATTCATGTCGCTCACTCCGCGATCTGGGGTCAGCCCCAGACAGTGTGACACACTCACCGCTAAGACTGAGTTCGGCTGGCTCTTGCTGTGGGGGCTGTACTTGGGCTTGGGGGGTTTGCCAGCCAGCCTGTCCTTGTGCCTCCTGCTGTTCATGTGCTGTGGAAAGATCAGGAGACTATTTAATATCATTGCGCTGTGTATCAGCAGCTATccacaatacaaatacaagaaCATTTTCACATTGTTTCCTCTCATGGGCTTATATAGTCATGACTCGTCAGCAGCCTGGCCTGCAGGGGGAGCTATTCCTCCAGGGGCAGCGCGAAGATCAatgtagccccccccccctctggcCCCCTCAAGATATGACGCATCCGGAACTCCAATACTGTGCAATGCTTAAGGGATTTCACAGGTAGGGTAGATGACTTGGAAACAAAAATGCCACTAAGTGAAAATATGGCAAATCTTTATTTAATAGTTTACAGAGTTTACAGAGTGCAGGctgaagagtaagtagcagggttatgAAAAAATATAGCGGTACAcgtctccacgtgttgctacaactgttcaaataacgtacctgtcattttttcttttcattgttaacatcttgacaaatgtttacacttataactttaaagtctgtttcaaagctcttttcaaaatgtctgctctagtgcactgatagtgtaaggattattgcccacattgtcacgCAGCAagaacaatccatgatgtggtacataacagaactgaaaagccagagcacctttttttttttaatcgcttttcctgcagtgatttagaggacagatctcaaaccctagtgcactagagcggacatttataacggtatattttttggaaccccactacttactcttaaaAATCCAGATATAGGTACAGGAACAATTAAATGGAGTCTCTTAAAATCCATCAAACAGGTCCAGTCAAACAGAGTCTATTTAAGTTATTTGCTTATGTATTAGCTTCGTGAAGCATAGGCGATATTTTAAAGCATACCTTTGGTAGAATtactttttacatgtattttttctctcAAGCCTTTACTATGTCCCGATTTGACTTCATTTCCAAATCGAAAACAAGAACAATATATTTCATAACCTGTATTTAAGTCTCAATAACACTTTCCCCACGAAACAATCACTTTTCACAAGACTGCAGCATCCATGATGCGATTAGCTTTCTCATTTCTTTGATGATAAACCTCTTTCTGTCTCTACAGAAATACACATTGTGCATATTATTGCCAGTTAAGGCTGACAACAATAGTCCCTTATTAAATAAACCCATAACCAGTGATGTGTGCATACAGCCCTTATCAGCCTCTGAGATTGCCTTGCAGATCAATAAACCACTGcacatcagcaaaaaaaaataccttcacaAAAACAGATTTCCACACATATATACTACAGGATGCATCTATATAGAGGCTGTATGAAGCCGAGTCACTGGGACGCTACGTGACAGCACAGCCCGTGCTTCACCAGCAGTGCAGTGAGCGGAATTGTCAGGTTAATTAAACTTTTTAATTAACATTAGTTACAAACCCGCTGCTACCTTATCATCTCtgcaataaaacagtttttttttttttacattattttttttaaaccctgctTAATTACCTTATCTAAACTAATTTATGCACTCAATGCTATTAAAGTGAAAAAGGTCAATGACCATCTTTTAATCTCTACCTATTTCGCAGCCAACTAACTGCTTTAAACCTTAAATAAGGGGGCAGTCGATCATGTGGTTCAGCTATTTGGCGTAACAGAAGATGTTTTGAAATATGAGAGATGTTATTTCCCCAGCACACCCTGGTTATCTCTCTGTGATGTTAACATATTTGTGTTGCCCTTCAGCTGCGCCATAGCCTCACTGAAAATAAGGTAATTATCCCCATAATCAAGCAATCCTAACACAGTCCAACCGAAAGACATGCATCAACAATGGAAAATGTCCCTCACACATTGCAGCAGTAGTAAAACTTTTAATTCTCAAAAATCACTAGTGTAATCACTAGTCAGTACTGCAGTCTCTCCACTAGGACCCAGAAGTAACTGCATTATGGGCGATCTCAAGCAGAGAGGAGAAAACAGAGCCTGCTATTAGATAACTGTTTctacaagtttgtttttttttcttttcattgtgaaatttCTCAAATCGTGACTTCCGATGTCTTTACAATACTATGAAAACATCGTCCACTCAAACATTGGGATCTGTGAAATACCCCCTCCTGTCTTCCGATGAGGGAGTTCACAACTGAAAAGGGCCAATCTGAATTATTTTATgacagctacagaaactgtcccccCATCACTTTTAAAACCAAAGTTACACCACTGTATAGTAACCACATATAGACCCCTCCGTTGTGAAatcaactgtatatatagacCATCTTGAAAGACAATGTATTATCGTTAGCAGGTTTTACTTTAGAAAAGCAACGTaatctggatttgaacccagatcTCCGCTGGTGCCCTGCCTACCTCCTTGCACTAACCTGCTTGAGCTGAGTGTCTGAGTTGACGTAGATCTCGCACACCTCACAGTGGAAGGCTTTGTTCTGGATACCCATGCTGCCCTTGTTGCCTATCCTCTTGGTTTTGCAGGCTGACCGAGGCAAGAGCACTTTACCCCTTCTCCGTGGCTGATTGCCTTGTCCCTCCAGCATCGATTTATGTTTGGCAcctgaaaataaagcctttattaaaaaaaactctaTATCCTCTCCAGTCACTGTGTGCATGATTATACCACGATGAGTTTCCTATCTAtgcatctattttataatgccatGGCAGGGCAGCTTCTCGAATGCCACAGAGtgcacacaaactgttttaaaatgtctaaagatCTAATTAAAAAATCGTGACCAAAGGGGATATCGTAACTATAGGGCAGGAACTTTCAACTGAAGTTCAATACTGTAGTAATAAACAATATATCTCTTTTTAAAGCCCATAGCATGCTTGTACTATGCCTTTACTCTGCTTGTCACGATTTACCATGCTTTGTTATACTCTGCTGTGATTTACCAAGCTTGCCTGTACATTACCATGCCTTCACTAAGCTTTTGCCAACGTATATACCGCATTAAACTGTTAAAAACTTTTAATTTTTGAATGTGGTTGTGATTTGAATGGGGGTAGCGATTTGAACGGGGTAATGATTTGAATGGGTCCTTCGCTGGGCGTACGTACCACTGTTGTGTGCCTCAAGCTGCAATGTGGAGTTGACAGTCACTTTGCAGACGgggcagtggaggtgctgcttgGTCTTTTTGGGGTCTTTATCCCCCGCCTCAGTAGGAGAGTCCCCGTCGGGTTTGGTCTCTGTGCCCCCCTCCTCGAATGGGTCGATGGGGGACGTGACGCTGCCCTCGGAAATGCTCTCTGACAGTTCAGAGGCCGGGGACACTAGGGGGGACGCGGTGTGAGGCAGCTCCAGGGAGGAGATCTCGGAGACGGGCGTCAGCATCCGCAAGCTGCCCTTCTCCtcctctaccttctcctcctccACACAGTCCTGTAGACCTGAGAACAAACAAGCACGAGTATGAGGCTGGGTGGAGCAGCACGGAAAtgcctctttatttatttaactccAGCACTCATTTACAGCAATTCTCTACACAGctcagaactgaaggttcagtgggcattcTCTGATCTCACGATCAAGCCATcttttctacacccaggaactcaagagcgggtgtcagcgagctaccggccgctggaggacaaaggccagccctgcaggtgtcctctCTGAGCTCATCTGGcgcctggccggtagggtccactgtagcgcaatgaggagaaacagtcccttccggttttgcctccctaactaGGAATCCCCAGCCTGGACACTCCTCTGCAACCCCATGACTGTACGACTGCACACCAAAGCGGCCGTGCCTCTACCAGGTGAGCTACTCTGGGATCCTACCTTAGTCGCTTTGACTGGATCTTTCCTAGATCTGCCTACAGCTCTGCAGTGGTCAAAGAGTTAAAGATTATATATCAACAGGATCAAACCCCTTGAGAAGCAACACCTCGTTCGGAAGGGGGTCCCCCCAGGGGGAGCAGTAAAGTTTGTGCAATCGAACATTCAGACAAAGACAGAACAATAGCTATTTAAACGCTTCTGGTTGAAATCCAGCTAAGCTCGTGTGTGAATGCACAGTTTGTGACCAATGCAAAACAAACTCCTCATTCAAGCACACAGGTTTCCACGTCGCAAAACCTTGCACTGCATCCCCCCAGATTAACACCTGGGCAGGCAGCTTGTCGGAGATTAGGAGGATACGACAGCATTGCATTTCAGGCTTCTTATACCCGAAGAAAAGCCTTTATTTGGAATGTAACccctttttttaatatgtttttttatctTTCATTGCAATTCGGTTTCCAATTTTCTGATGCCGTTGGCACTGAGGTTTAAGTGCGAGAGCACAATCCGTGTAAATGATATATCAGATCTCGTGGGTTTGTTATACGgtgtaaatgtaaatgaatttGAAATAACGGCACCACAGCCAATCCCTGGCAGAATTTAACAAAAGCGCTGGAGCCCCCAGGTCACCTCTGATGAACAGAGAAGGTTATGCTTGGCAGACAAATGTCACAAAGAAGTCCCAACATACCTGACAAGCGTACCTAATTTACGATCAAGGAATTATCAACAGCAGTAGACGATTCCATTGCTTTCCCTGTATTGTATAGAAGTTATTACAGTTAATGGGTGAGTAGACtattctgattttatttttctattaaaacCATTGTGGTCATTGGAACATATTTACACCAATTACCTTGGTCTTCtataatatattatttactttttaccCAATATCCAATCAGTTActcactctatctatctatctatctatctatctatctaatctatCTTAATAGAacccaatgtttcaacctgcctcaTGTCAACTACaatagagttccacaaacaaggagcacaacagcaaaaatcTCTGGCTCCAACTAATTTAAGATTTTTTTGGAATAACTAcaagttctgcattttctgatttCAACATCTCTGTATCCCTCGTATCCAGCACAGACTTCAATACAATATAATTGCTCTTCACGAATGAATTGCCCTTGACATTAAATGCTTTTTTTGAGGGTGCAATGTAGTGTTTATAAACTTCAAGGAGTTACTGCTAGAGTAGATGTATTTCATTATGTTGCctcttaaaaattaaaaaattaaaaaaagacaatgtcCAATTTGTTTAAATGATAGGTAACGACCCCTTTGGCAGGAGATTAATTAGTGCTGAATGAATAATGCAAGAGGCACAAGTAAACCAAAACGAGGTAACATTGAGTGTAAGTAACCTTAACTGTTAATTAAACCTCAAAGTTAGCAATGATTCAATTGTATACAATTGCTCAGAAGAGCTACGATTATCATGTGTTTATTGTGATGGCACAAAAGACCCATTTATTTTCAAGTGCATTGATGTCAAAGGAAATGTTAGCTGTAGAAATGACTGATTTTGTTTGTGCATCATTTCAAATCTGTATAGGCAGCATTAAAATCACTGCAGATAATTGCACAGGCTTATTTGGCAAACAGAGAATTGCGGAGCACAGGCAAACATGGCAGCTATTCACATGCTGGTACAGTCTGTTGTCATTGTGAATGCAAACCACGCTGCATACTGTTAACGTAATATAATTCAAATGCACGACAAACTCAGCTAATTTCATACAGTGCTAATTCGGtgcatttttacattacattgctACATTGTCAAACTTGCTTGCTCCGGCGCATTTCAATTTGATATTAGATGATTTACACAAGCCGGTTTATTAAGGATTGTTCCCTGTCTAGGAATTGCCTCAGAACTGTAAAATTATTTGAAACGTTAAAATGAGCTATTGCTTATCTCCCTCTCTGCAGTGCTTTTGGATGTATTTTACAAAAGCATTTGAAATGAAACGGAATTGGATGAGAAGGCTCTTCACAGCCGCTTTTTGTAAAAACCTCACCCCTTTTTTCTTTCATCTTTAGTATTAATGCAGTCGAATCCATTGCTTTCTCTGTATTGTGTATAAGTTATTACAGTCGACTATTCAGTTGTTATTGTCCTACAAAGACCACTGCAGTCACATGAACATATTTACACCAATTaccttattatttaataatatattatgTGGTTTTGTTATGCAATTTGCAATCAATTACTGGTATATTACATTGCTCCCTCTCCTCGTTTGGTTAATTCACACTTAGGCCATGTTAATGTATTTTCTGGTGTGTGAAGTACAGGGTCGTCTATTGCAATAATACTGTATCGTGGTTTATCCTTCCTCAAAACCAGGACGATCCAAGGAAAACAGGAACTGGTGGCAACCTTATCAAAATAGGGGGTCGTCTAATATTTCCTTTAAAATGACTGCAAAAACTAAACGTGATGCCTGGCTATTCTTTGAAAACGTGGAATGCAAAATAAATGATGTAAATAAGACAATACAATTCAGGTGGTTTGCTTAAGTGGAGATTTATCAGGGATCAAGGCACACAGACGATGCTGTTTGTTTGACTTCTGTTTAGGAGCAGCAGCTATCATATTGAAGTAACAACCACCACAGATACAGTAGTTAATCTGTCACCCAGCGGCAGGCAAACACAAGAGGTCCCTGGCTGCTGTTTTGGCACGTATCCCTGCTTCTTTTTCCTCTGGCTACAGCGCGGACTGTCCAATAACTCTTGGGCACTGCGAATGCACCAGGCGCTATCTGTCTCTTGTCTAAACACAAAACGACAGGCCTatctctttcatttttttttcaattaattctTTCCAATGAAATCAGACGCAGTCAGTACCGGTGATCAATCGTGGCTGTCGCAGTGCCTCTTGTGGGCAGGTATAGAACCACGCTGTGAAATATCTGCGCTGTCAACAGCCCCTGTGCTTTACGGTGTTATCATACCGAGGAGAATTGGAATGTAGcggttaaatattttttttttacggtacAGACTTCTCTGCTGTTAAGACATAAAgactgaagagaaaaaaaacac encodes:
- the znf385c gene encoding zinc finger protein 385C isoform X5 yields the protein MLLGSPVQSSPLLATLPVPGRSLQPQLDLKHFLPFRLNGSSPLSLFPNFSSMDPVQKAVINHTFGVPQPLKKKQIISCNICHLRFNSTNQAEAHYKGHKHTRKLKAIEAQKHKQMTPGAVVSAARKRGRERASGPLPALLEPLPALLDTSLHEESESLQDCVEEEKVEEEKGSLRMLTPVSEISSLELPHTASPLVSPASELSESISEGSVTSPIDPFEEGGTETKPDGDSPTEAGDKDPKKTKQHLHCPVCKVTVNSTLQLEAHNSGAKHKSMLEGQGNQPRRRGKVLLPRSACKTKRIGNKGSMGIQNKAFHCEVCEIYVNSDTQLKQHMNSRRHKDRLAGKPPKPKYSPHSKSQPNSVLANVRWGSYAGGTVSAMKKVFGRCNLTSLSSQGKSTPNFLDISTTDPLAAVDRVWYQLLKQSSLGRARGPLDPLHTKLALQKQLSKTLATSFLPSPLSPAALCTMAANPLALRHPAGTATLIQTPLLGPALFRPAPGPLRAAHTPFMFAPY